A single region of the Bacillota bacterium genome encodes:
- a CDS encoding acetyl-CoA C-acetyltransferase has protein sequence MQETVIVSAARTPFGRFGGALQSLKAVELGGIAIAEAVKRAGITPEQVDYVYMGQVLQGGCGQVPSRQAARKAGIPWEVPSITVNKVCASGLTSVALADMKIRLGEADIVVAGGMESMSNAPYFLSGMRWGARMMDQKCVDLMVHDGLWCAFYDRHMAIHGSEVAKEFGLSRQDQDEWALRSQLHAVEAIKNGRLKEEIVPVEIPGKKGPTIFDTDEAPRPDTTLEGLAKLPPVFSKDGTITAGNAPGVNDGAGALVLMSKEKAAELGIKPLATICGHAEVSQEARYIATVPGLSTLKLLKQKGMTVNDIALFEVNEAFAAVVLTSTKIAGWDTNRVNVDGGAIAFGHPIGASGARILMHLAFALRARGGGYGIAAICSGAAQGDAMLIKVD, from the coding sequence ATGCAAGAAACCGTAATCGTTAGTGCTGCCAGAACCCCCTTTGGTCGGTTTGGGGGGGCGTTACAGTCGTTAAAAGCTGTCGAACTAGGCGGAATAGCCATCGCTGAGGCGGTTAAGCGCGCTGGTATTACGCCGGAACAGGTTGACTATGTATACATGGGGCAAGTTCTGCAGGGCGGCTGCGGCCAGGTTCCATCACGGCAGGCGGCGCGGAAAGCAGGAATTCCCTGGGAGGTTCCTTCAATCACCGTTAATAAAGTCTGTGCGTCCGGTCTGACTAGTGTGGCTTTAGCCGATATGAAGATTCGGCTTGGTGAAGCTGATATTGTGGTCGCGGGTGGAATGGAAAGTATGAGCAATGCCCCATACTTCCTCAGCGGGATGCGTTGGGGCGCCAGAATGATGGACCAGAAGTGTGTAGACCTGATGGTCCACGATGGCCTGTGGTGTGCCTTTTACGATCGGCACATGGCGATCCATGGTTCCGAAGTAGCGAAAGAATTTGGTTTAAGTCGTCAAGATCAGGACGAATGGGCCTTGCGCAGTCAACTGCACGCTGTGGAGGCGATCAAGAACGGCCGCCTGAAAGAAGAGATCGTGCCGGTAGAGATCCCCGGGAAGAAAGGGCCGACCATATTCGATACCGACGAGGCGCCGCGGCCGGATACGACGCTGGAAGGTCTGGCCAAGCTGCCGCCGGTCTTCAGCAAGGATGGGACGATAACGGCTGGTAACGCGCCGGGTGTTAACGACGGTGCGGGCGCCCTGGTGCTAATGTCCAAAGAGAAAGCGGCGGAATTAGGGATTAAACCGCTGGCGACCATTTGCGGCCATGCGGAGGTTTCCCAGGAAGCCCGTTACATCGCCACGGTTCCCGGCCTGTCGACATTAAAGCTGTTGAAACAAAAAGGAATGACAGTAAACGATATTGCTCTGTTTGAGGTGAACGAGGCATTTGCCGCAGTGGTGTTGACCAGCACCAAGATTGCTGGTTGGGATACCAATAGGGTCAATGTTGACGGTGGGGCGATCGCGTTTGGTCATCCGATCGGTGCTAGTGGGGCCCGGATTCTGATGCATTTGGCCTTTGCGTTGCGGGCCCGCGGAGGCGGCTACGGCATTGCGGCGATCTGCAGTGGCGCTGCCCAGGGCGACGCGATGTTGATCAAGGTAGACTAG
- a CDS encoding short-chain-enoyl-CoA hydratase, with protein MAWDTILLEKEGNIGILTINRPKALNALNQQVLEELSQAIDVITADEEIFVVILKGAGDKAFVAGADITFMQNMTALEGRAFGLLGQATFRKLEYMPKPVIAAINGFALGGGCELAMACDIRVATEKSKFGQPEVGLGVIPGFAGTQRLPRLVGKGRAKELLFTADMISAADAYRIGLVNHVVPEDQLMEFCKTLANKIASKGQIAVRLCKAAVDEGLEMDVDKAMTHEADLFGLCFATADQREGMTAFIEKRKPKFIGK; from the coding sequence ATGGCCTGGGACACCATTTTGTTAGAAAAAGAAGGCAATATCGGCATTTTGACCATCAATCGTCCTAAAGCCTTGAACGCTTTAAATCAGCAAGTGCTGGAGGAACTAAGCCAGGCGATTGATGTAATCACCGCTGATGAAGAGATCTTTGTCGTGATCCTGAAAGGGGCTGGTGATAAAGCCTTTGTCGCGGGGGCGGATATTACCTTTATGCAAAACATGACCGCCCTTGAAGGGAGAGCATTTGGCTTGTTGGGGCAGGCGACTTTCCGCAAACTCGAGTACATGCCAAAGCCGGTCATTGCCGCAATCAACGGCTTCGCCCTGGGTGGGGGCTGCGAGTTGGCCATGGCCTGTGATATTCGGGTCGCCACCGAAAAAAGCAAGTTCGGGCAACCCGAGGTGGGTCTCGGTGTTATCCCCGGCTTTGCCGGGACGCAACGGCTGCCCCGGCTGGTTGGTAAAGGCCGGGCCAAAGAACTGTTGTTCACGGCCGACATGATTAGTGCGGCTGACGCCTACCGGATCGGCTTAGTCAATCATGTGGTGCCCGAAGACCAGTTAATGGAATTCTGTAAGACCCTGGCAAACAAGATTGCTTCCAAGGGCCAGATTGCCGTGCGCTTGTGCAAGGCGGCCGTTGACGAAGGTCTGGAGATGGATGTGGATAAAGCCATGACCCATGAGGCTGACCTGTTTGGGTTATGCTTTGCTACAGCTGACCAAAGAGAAGGGATGACTGCTTTTATTGAAAAGAGAAAGCCCAAATTCATCGGAAAATAG
- a CDS encoding acyl-CoA dehydrogenase, whose translation MIFELTEEQKLLKQTVRNFAEKEIAPFIDEWEENSRFSRETFQKAASLGLAGMYIPEEYGGSGMNYFMGALVIEELARAARAMNYLAVHNMVVRQIYVNGTEEQRRKYVLPLARGEKLASICITEPNAGSDISSMQTTAVRDGDEYVLNGTKVFITGGGESDVYTVLCKTDKTKGLNGMTWFILEKGMPGFTFSKPEKKLAFNSVPVCQLFFENVRVPVENRLGEENEGFRNFTRSINGGRINVAAEAVGGAQAALDAAIAYAKERVQFGQPIASFQAIQHMLADMATELEAARLLVYQAAYLYDKGLPCAKEVSMAKRFATDTSMKIATDAVQIFGGYGFIKDYRVERFFREAKRAQIVEGTNQIQRNLIARELLK comes from the coding sequence ATGATCTTTGAATTGACGGAAGAACAAAAATTGCTCAAACAAACAGTCCGAAACTTCGCGGAAAAGGAAATCGCTCCATTTATTGACGAGTGGGAAGAAAATAGCCGTTTTTCCCGGGAAACATTCCAAAAAGCGGCCAGTCTTGGTTTAGCTGGGATGTATATTCCTGAAGAATATGGTGGAAGTGGGATGAACTATTTCATGGGGGCTCTGGTTATAGAAGAACTGGCCAGGGCGGCCCGAGCGATGAACTACCTGGCTGTCCACAACATGGTTGTCCGTCAAATATACGTTAACGGAACTGAAGAACAACGTCGAAAATATGTTTTGCCTTTAGCACGTGGTGAGAAGCTCGCTTCAATCTGTATCACCGAACCAAATGCCGGTTCCGATATTAGCTCGATGCAAACAACGGCAGTCAGAGATGGGGACGAATATGTTCTCAACGGGACAAAGGTCTTTATCACTGGTGGGGGTGAATCAGACGTTTACACCGTCTTGTGCAAGACAGATAAGACGAAGGGTTTAAATGGCATGACCTGGTTCATCCTCGAAAAGGGGATGCCTGGCTTCACTTTTAGCAAACCAGAGAAGAAACTGGCTTTTAATTCTGTACCTGTCTGCCAGCTCTTTTTCGAAAATGTTCGGGTTCCAGTTGAAAACAGGTTAGGGGAGGAAAACGAAGGTTTTAGAAACTTTACCCGGTCGATCAATGGCGGAAGAATAAACGTGGCGGCGGAAGCGGTTGGTGGGGCTCAAGCAGCCTTAGATGCCGCGATCGCTTACGCGAAAGAACGGGTTCAGTTTGGGCAACCGATTGCTTCTTTCCAAGCGATCCAGCATATGCTTGCTGATATGGCCACTGAACTGGAAGCTGCTCGTCTTCTCGTCTACCAGGCAGCTTATCTATATGATAAGGGTCTCCCCTGTGCGAAGGAAGTATCGATGGCGAAGCGATTTGCTACTGACACGTCAATGAAAATCGCTACCGATGCCGTGCAGATCTTCGGCGGTTACGGATTTATTAAAGATTACCGAGTGGAGAGATTCTTCCGAGAGGCCAAACGAGCCCAGATTGTTGAGGGGACAAACCAAATTCAACGAAATCTTATTG
- a CDS encoding 3-hydroxybutyryl-CoA dehydrogenase, with protein MEVKKIMVVGAGQMGGGIAQVSAQAGFSTVLNDLNMDLVQKGIKVIEKNLTRNVEKGKMTAEEKDAILARIIPSTSLADAKDCDLVIEAIVENMAIKSKVFKELDEVCPPQTILASNTSSLPITEIAAVTKRPAQVIGMHFMNPVPVMRLVEIIRGLATSDEVYKIIEDLSVKMGKVPVEVRDVPGFVSNRVLQVMINEAIFCLYEGVASPQGIDEVMKLGMNHPMGPLALADLIGLDTVLAILTVLYEGYGDPKYRPCPLLRQYVKAGWLGRKVGKGFYEYK; from the coding sequence ATGGAAGTCAAGAAAATCATGGTTGTTGGTGCTGGTCAAATGGGCGGCGGGATCGCGCAGGTGTCCGCTCAGGCTGGTTTTAGCACAGTGTTAAATGATCTCAACATGGACCTGGTGCAAAAAGGGATCAAGGTCATAGAGAAAAACCTGACCCGGAACGTGGAAAAAGGCAAGATGACCGCTGAAGAAAAAGACGCTATCCTTGCCCGGATTATACCCTCGACCAGTTTGGCAGATGCGAAAGACTGCGACCTGGTGATTGAAGCCATTGTCGAGAACATGGCGATCAAGTCCAAAGTGTTCAAAGAACTCGATGAGGTTTGTCCGCCGCAGACGATCCTGGCCTCGAACACCTCCTCGCTGCCGATTACTGAAATTGCGGCGGTGACCAAGCGACCGGCACAAGTTATCGGAATGCACTTCATGAACCCGGTGCCAGTGATGCGATTGGTAGAGATTATCCGTGGACTGGCGACCAGTGATGAAGTGTACAAAATCATTGAAGACCTGAGCGTGAAGATGGGTAAAGTGCCAGTTGAGGTTAGGGATGTACCGGGCTTCGTTTCTAATCGGGTCCTGCAGGTCATGATTAACGAGGCTATTTTCTGCCTCTATGAAGGGGTAGCCTCGCCACAGGGGATTGACGAAGTCATGAAGCTGGGAATGAACCACCCAATGGGTCCCCTAGCGTTGGCTGACTTGATCGGCTTGGATACCGTGCTGGCGATACTGACTGTTTTATACGAAGGCTACGGCGACCCGAAATATCGCCCCTGTCCACTGCTCCGCCAATACGTAAAAGCTGGTTGGCTTGGTCGGAAAGTTGGCAAAGGCTTCTACGAGTACAAGTAG